In Deinococcus fonticola, the DNA window AGCAGGGGAATCTCGCTCACCTGCGCCCCACGTGCTGCCAGGAGCCCCGCCAGGGCGCTGCCTGTGCCAGCCCGGGTGCGCGTGACCGCCACCTGCACGCCCGAGAGCGGCAGCGCCTGCGGCACGAACCAGTTCAGGGACTCGTGCAGGCGCACCACCTCGCCCACCACCGTCACGGCGGGCGCGCCCACCCCCGCCCCGCGCACCACGGCGGCAATGTCGGCCAGGGTGCCGGTTACCACCCGCTGCTGCGGCGTGCTGGCCCACTGAATGGTGGCGGCCGGCGTCCGTGGGTCACGCCCCGCCGCGATCAGGTCAGCGGCGATGCGTTCCAGGTGCTTGACCGCCATCAGGAACACCAGCGTGTCCACGCCGCTGAGGCCCGCGTAGGCGGCTGATCCGTGCTGATCCGTGCCTGTCAGCACCGCGAACGACCGCGCCACGCCCCGGTGGGTCACCGGAATCCCCGCGTAGGCCGCCGCCGCCACCGCGCTGCTGATGCCCGGCACGACCTCGCACGGCACGCCGGCCGCCGCGCAGGCCAGGGCTTCCTCGCCGCCGCGCCCGAACACGAACGGATCACCGCCCTTCAACCTCACCACGCGCTGCCCACCGTTCTCCAGCGCCTTGTGCACCATCAGCGCGTTGATGTCCTGCTGCGACATGGAAGGCAAAAACCCCCGCTTGCCCACGTCCAGCAATTCTGCCTGCGGGCAAAGGTGCAGCAGCTCCGGGTTCGCCAGCGCGTCGTACAGCACCACGTCCGCTTCACGCAGCCGCTCGGCCGCGCGCAAGGTCAACAGGCCCGGATCGCCCGGCCCCGCGCCCACCAGGGAAACGAAAGGGGCCGAAAGGGAAGCGTGGGT includes these proteins:
- the cobA gene encoding uroporphyrinogen-III C-methyltransferase encodes the protein MTHASLSAPFVSLVGAGPGDPGLLTLRAAERLREADVVLYDALANPELLHLCPQAELLDVGKRGFLPSMSQQDINALMVHKALENGGQRVVRLKGGDPFVFGRGGEEALACAAAGVPCEVVPGISSAVAAAAYAGIPVTHRGVARSFAVLTGTDQHGSAAYAGLSGVDTLVFLMAVKHLERIAADLIAAGRDPRTPAATIQWASTPQQRVVTGTLADIAAVVRGAGVGAPAVTVVGEVVRLHESLNWFVPQALPLSGVQVAVTRTRAGTGSALAGLLAARGAQVSEIPLLRFTPTGKRREVVGALSGFDGWLAFTSEQAVSALLDTLLAEGRDLRLLAGAKIAAAGSGTARALRERGLRADFVPECSGSAHLGATLPAGAGELVLQVGSQELETDLAQALLARGIEYHLIEAFRVEAAELSAEHRANLAAAQVVTLASSAGARGLAQVAGTGFTAAVIGPQTERAARAAGFTRLVTAQEATLEGLTDAVQRAWGRGA